Sequence from the Candidatus Binatus sp. genome:
GGCGTATCTTCAACCGAGATTGATTCTGTCCTCAAAGCAACCGAAGCCAAGAGCGTGTGGCTGGAGTCAGGCCCTCAGGCGGCTTCCACCGTCGCTGAACTCGTTAAGCGAGTGGATCTTAGAAAAAACGGCATTGAAATATCGATGAATCTCGAACCGTTGCTCCCACCCGAATCAATGGTCAGACGAGCGCCACTGTTGACGTTCAGCCGATTCGTGCCGCTCCAGATGAAGCGGCGCGGAGTCGCGATGCGGCTGGTGATTGGCGGCGGTGTCTCGACCCGGAAGACCGATCCGACCCTCCTCAAAGCGGTCGCACGCGCACACAAGTGGTTCAACGAGCTGGCATCGGGTCGGGCCGCGTTCACTCGCGAGATAGCAGCGCGAGAAGGGGTGAACGAACGCTTCGTACGGCGTCTCATCCCCCTGGCGTTTCTTTCGCCGACGATTGTTCAGGCCATCGCTTATGGTCGCCATCCGGCAGATTTAACTGGTGAGGCGCTCAGTCGCGGCATTAATATCCCGGTCGAGTGGGACAAGCAGCGCGTGGCGCTGGCTTTCGAGTGAGCGGCATCGCGGTTACTTTGTCAGGCGTTCAAGAGAGAACGCGCGCGAGGCTGCGATCGGCAAAAAAAGGCTACGGCTGGCAAGCCTCAAATTCGGCTCTGGCACACCTCATCCGCCGGGAGGATGGGCTTTAGTTAGTATTGGTGCACGGATTCGAGATCTGCACAATTCGACTATGCTGGTTGCCTGGCAGACAGCAGGGAGGCACTGAATATGTCGTCCCGCCTGAAACGGCCGGTACGAACTCATCTGGATAAAGCCCGTGCTGCGGCGATCAGCGCGGTCGAAGTTTACAATAGGCCGGGCTCAGCCTTTCGGACGCCTCACTACCTTGTCCTTATGACGATAGCGTGGACAGCTCTTTTTCATGCGATCTTTTACAAAAACGGACAGAGACCTTGGCACCGCAAGAAGGCTGGCAAATCTTTCAGATACGTTCAGATCGACGGCGAATTCAAGCACTGGGAACTCGAGGAGTGCAGCAATCAATTCTGGCAAGATAAGAATCCACCCGAACGATCGCGGACTGGTTCTATGGCGATCGCACGGGAAGACTGGCCGATCCGTTCGGGCACTTGTGGATCGTATCGACCCATGTCGAGGACGTGTCGCCCGAAGAGATGAAGCGCCGCATGGAAGCGTTCGCACAGGAGCAGGCATCGTCGGCGTCTGCGCCGCAACCGGTGCGCGAACTCGAAACGCGGCCCGAGGGCTTCCACAGCATCACGCCTTATCTCCAGGTCGAAGGCGCCGGAGGGCTGATCGGGTTTCTCAAGAACGCGTTTGGCGCCGAGGAGATCTTCCGTGTGCCGCGTGGCGATCAGATCGCGCACGCGCAGCTTCAGATTGAAGGTTCGATGATCGAAGTGGCGGACGCGATCGACAAGTACAAGCCGAATCCAACGGCGATTTGGCTGTTCGTGCCCGACGCGGACGCGATGTATGCGCGCGCGCTCAAGGCGGGCGCCACATCGCTGCACGAACCGACCGACCAGGATTACGGCGATCGCGAGGCGAGCGTCAAAGACCCGTTCGGGAATCATTGGTACATCGCGACCCATCGCAAGGACGCCGAGCCGCTGCCCGAGGGCATGCATAACATCACGCCGTATCTGCATCCTATTGGCGCGCCAAAGGTGATCGATTTTCTGAAGAGCGCGTTCGGCGCCGAGGAAGTCTTCCGCGCGCAAGACGACGCCGGCACGGTGCATCATGCGAAGATTCGGATTGGCGATTCGATTGTTGCGATGGGCGAGGCGCACGGACCGTATCAGCCGATGCCGCCCGCGCTTCATCTGTATGTCCCCGACACCGACCTGACCTACCAGCGCGCACTGGACGCCGGCGCTATCTCGATCGATGAGCCGGTCGACCAGGGATACGGCGATCGCTACGCGGGCGTGAAGGATCCGTTCGGCAACGTATGGTACATCGCAACCCACAAGCAGACCGCCGCAGCGAACGTCAAGATGGAACAAGCCGAGGTCGCGCCTCATCAGCGCCACGGATCGATCATGCCGTTCATGTATTTCGAAGATGCGGCTGGCGCGGCGGAATTATATAAGAGGATTTTCGGCGCGACGGAGACAGAGCGCATCACACAGCCCGACGGCAAGGTCAGTCACGTCCATATCGAGATCGGCGACACGCACCTTATGTTGCGCGACGCGAACACGCCCGACCTCGCGGAGTATCGAGCAAAAGGTTATGCGACCACTCCGCGCGCGCTCGGCGGGACACCGCTGCATCTCTACGTTTACGTCGCCGATGCGGACGCCGCGTTTAGCCGCGCACTCGCCGAAGGATCGAAGATTGTCGATACCATGGAGGATAAGGACTGGGGCGATCGATGCGGCGGGGTGCAGGATCGGTTCGGCCACATCTGGTACATCGCAACTCCGCTCAAGGCCGACGGATAACGAATGAGTCTGAACGGACAACGAAGGAGATAACTATGGCAACCAACGTCAGCCCGATCCCGCCAAACGAAAGCCGCGTGGCGCCGTATCTCAGCGTCAGTAACGCGGTCGAGATGATCGGCTTCTACAAGCAGGTCTTCGGCGCGACCGAGACTCTTCGACTTGACATGCCCGACGGTCGAATCGGTCACGCGCAAATGACGATCGGCACCGGCACCATCATGCTCGCCGACGAATTCCCCGAGATGGGATTCCTCTCGCCGAAATCGATCGGCGACGCGCGCTCTCCGGTCTCGATTCACGTTTACGTCGAGGACGTCGATGCGGTCTACAAAACTGCGCTCGCGGCAGGCGCGACTTCGCTGCGTGAGCCGGCCAACCAGTTCTATGGCGACCGCAACGCGCAAGTGAAGGATCCATCGGGACATGTGTGGGACATCTCGACGCACATCGAGGACGTAACGCCCGACGAGATGAAAAAGCGGATGGCTGCGCTTGGCGACCATTGAGGTCCAGGATGGAAACCCAACAGAATTCCAATCAACTTCAGCACCGTCGCCGCTCGCCCTGTATCAGATGGCGATCGGCCACTTTATCTCCCGCGCTATTGCGCTGATTGTGAAGTTGAATATCGCCGACCTGCTCGCCGACGGTACGCGCCATTTCAGCGACCTTGCGAAGGCGTCCGAATCGCACGCACCATTCCTCAATCGCGCGATGCACTTGCTGGCCAGTGTGGGCGTTTTCGAGGAACGCGACGACGGTATGTTCCGACTGACCGCGTTCGGAGAATATCTGCGCAGAGGGTGCCAGGCTCGATGCGCGCGTCGATCCTGCTGGTCGACGGCGTCGGCATTCAGGATTCGTGGAAGGATCTTGAATACTGCGCTCGGACTGGCGAGCCGGCGTTTCGTCGCACCTATCCGGAGGCGAATCCCTTCACGCTTATCGAGAGCGACCCCGAACAGGCCAAGGTCTTTGACGACGCGATGGCGACTTTTGCGCCGGTCACTGCCGCAGCGATCGCCGCCTCGTATGACTTCTCGGCGTTCGGCAAAATCGTCGACGTCGACGGTGGCAGCGGTTCGCTGCTTCGAGTTTCGGCATATCGTTGATGACGATGTAGGGCTGATATGGGTGCAGAGCCAGATAGTTTTGATGGTAGTTTTCGGCTGGATAGAAGGCGATGAGCGGAACTACTTTGGTTACGATTGGTTTGGAAAATGAATGTTTCCGATCGAACTGCGCAATATAGTCATTTGCCATCTTCTTTTGATCGTCGTTCTCATAGAAGATCGAGGACTGATATTGAGTTCCTGAATCCGGCCCCTGTCGATTCAGCTCGGTCGGATCGTGAGCGACGAAAAAGAACACCTTCAACAGTTCGTCGTATGAGACCTTGGACGGATCATAGGTAACCTGCACCGACTCGGCATGTCCGGTCGTTTCGGTGCTATGCGCCGGAGGTGCCAATGATGTACAGACTGTTTCTGCTGGGCTCGCTTATCCATGCAGATAGGCATTCTGTGAACCGAAGGCGTTAATGCACGTCGATAAGACGTTAGATGTCAGCAACTGTCCGAATTTCATGCTTCGAGGAGGAAAACCGTGACGCTGCTCAGGATGTATGCGATTACTGCGATCGTACTGGCTCTCAAGATGTCGGCAATTTCGGTTGCGCAGGGGCGCGCCCGCGTCGCCGCTGGCATATTCGTTAACCCCGAAGACGCGAGGTTGTTCCAGGCCAATCAGGCGCCCGAAGAGGCTCCGGCGGTTCAGCGTGCGGCAAGAGCGTGGCTCAACGATCTCGAGAATATCCCGATATTCCTGATTCTCTGCTGGATTTACGTGGCAGCCGGTCTCTCCCCAACCGCATTTGTCGTTTACTGCGTCGTCTTCATGGTAGCGCGAATCGCTCACACTATTTGCTATCTCAACTCAATTCAGCCATTGCGTACAATCGTTTTTACCGTGGGCGCGCTCGACACTTTGGCGCTCATGGTCCATCTCGTCATCGAGATCGTGCTCGCTTAGGATTTCTCGGGCGTCGCACGGCCGGCGGAGTACGTATCGCGGCGGTTCAGATCGCGCGTGCCGCCGGTGATTGGGACGGTTTCCAGCGACGATAAGGCGGAAATCGTGCGAAGTTTCGGCGCGAACGAGATCATCAACAATGCGTCGCACGATTTCTCCGCCGAGGCGACGTGCATCACTAAGAACCGTGGCTCTCTTTCCTCGATTCTGCTTGGTTCGCGAGCTCCGGCACCACAAGCAAATTGGGCCGTGACCGGATCTTGTCCGTATCGATCTCGACCCGGCCGCTGGCGGCAAGTGCTAAGCGGTAGTCGCTTCCTCATTTCAGCAGCCGAACGTTATCTTGCCCCAACATGCCGGATGATAGTAGTTGCCGCCGTTCCTCCGCCCACTCCCTATTGAAAAGGAGTGGAGCCCCGCAGACGGCGCAACGAGTATCGCCGAAGCGCTTTGCTTCCCGTTTCAGCTCCCGCTGATTGTACTCCTCGAGCCAGGGCTTGACCTCGTCAGGCGTTGCCTCCACGGACTCCGCGATCGCCTCGACCGAAAGCCCTTCCTTGTTCATCGTCCAGGCCTTCTCGTGTCGATAGATCGTTAAGACAGTCAACGCCCGTTGAATATTGACCCACCTCGGCGGAGGGTCTGGAATGAACCCCATGGGTTGGACAGTTGACAACCAGGACGATGGAGGCAGTTTCCGGCGTATGGTACGAGCAGCTACCTGCTACGCTGGCGACTGCTGCAGATTTGCCGGTCTGGTCTGGACTCCGGCTCAGATGCCAGGCACGCGTCGAAGTTGGCCATAGCTAACTATGCTTTCGAATTGCTCGCGCAGCGCTTTTGCGAAACTCGGAACCCTTATCAGCACCCCGACCTCAATATTTCGTTCTTGGGCGGCCTCTGTGAAATTTGCCGAGGTGATGAAGGCTTCTTCATCATCCACGACCACGCACTTCGCATGCAGAGCAGACTTGCCTCCGGCCTCGGCTGAAAGACCGCGCGGATCGTAGAACACTTCCGGCTTTCGACTTCCCGGCCAATCGTTCTCAAGAAACGTCTTCGCGAAGCCGGCGAGTAGCTCGGCTTCGGATCTTTGATCTTGATAAGTACGTTGAATATTCAGGAACATTCGGGCGCGGAGTCCCGATATCTGATCCATTCGGTCCGCGAGCTCCTTGAAGATCACGTGACCCTGGTAGACCGCGTAGCTGGCGACTAGCACGGCCCTTTGCGCCTTCGCGAACATCCCACGCACGACTACGCCGGTTTCTCTGGTTTCGGAGCGCATGGTTTCTGGACCGCTCCAGACCAGCTCGATGTGCCTTTCCGGCGAATCGGTCCTTTCCCGTTCTGCAGTGATTGCGTCAAGCACGTACGCAATATGCGCTGCTCCCATTCCTGATCGAAACAGGTTCCCAAACTCGGCGCTGATTTCCGTGTCGTTCGGTCCGGCCAGATAGTCGCGCAATGCGATAGGGCTGTATGGTGCTGTCAAACGTCCGCTTCGAAGCGCCTCCGACAGCGCCACTATCGCCGCCGTCGAAAGCTTAGTCAGGGATGACTTCACGCAGTTTCCTCGCGAAAGAACTCGGCTCCCAATCCTTCGACAGTTGGGACAACTAGCGCTCGATCGAGATATTCGTTGCGTCGTTCGCAGGAGGTTTCGGCGATTAGCAGACATCCGTGACACGCCGCACCGTGCAGGAAGCGTTCTTCTTGCCTATTATCCGGACCGTGCTGAGCGCACACGGGATCGTTCGAGCAGAGTCGGCCGAGCTCAAGTGCGGTTCGAAGATGCTCTTCGATTCTCCGCCCCACGGCTGCGAGTCCGCCAAGCGTTCCTTCGGCATCGGGGCTCCCTGTATAGAGTAATATTCCGCTGCCAGCGTCGCTCACGTATATGCGTTCGCGAATCGAGCTGGCAGCGTATCCACACTCGAGAGACACGGCGGTGATCAGTAGATGTGCGAGCGAGTGAAGTAGAACATAAGTGGCACCCAAGAAGACGGCCTGACTCAGTGGATTCTTCCGTTGCCATGCCGTGAATCCCTGATTCAATTGCGTTTCGCGCTTTTGAACGGGAGCTAACTTTCTCCATTTCGCGATTGCATCTTGCTTCAGAACAATGAAGACACCCTCCCCGCGGTTCTCCACTGCTGGTAACCACGAAATGTCAGTGGCGAGTTCGGCGCGCCGGACACCGAGATCGAGTTCGCCGTCGATGTCCGTGATGGCGGCTTCAAAGCGTGTGAATCCCACTTGAGCGACAACTTCGCGCATACGATGGACGAGCACGACGCGCTCCACCTTCGCCATCGGTCCCTTTCGCCGTTCGTCGAGTGACACCCTCCGTGCGTAGAAGTCTCCTTCCGGCACATCACTGCCGATTTCCTGTTCTGCCGAGAGGAGCGTTTCCAATTCGACCTGTTTGATGCTCTTGGAAGGTTCGTAAACACCGCCCTTGTGTCGTTTTATTTCCTTCAGCACCGCTTCCTCAGACAGTCCCTCCAAAGCCGCCGCAACTTTCGCCTTCTTGCGTTCGCGCAAGAGATCGGCAGCATTTTCGACGTAAAGTAGAAAGTCCTCCCAGATCGGGGCGACGGCCTTCCGCACGCGTTCGTCCTGATCCGGAATCGAAATCACGCTCAGCAGCTGAGGGAAATATGAATTGCTCGCTGATCGAATCAGTAAACGGTTGGCGAGATTTGGACCATCATCGCCACCGCATTTTTCCTGAGAGGCGGGGCCAAGCCACGGCCTTTGACCCCTGCAGAAGCCAAGTGGCGTCGGACGCTCAGCCGTGCGTTGCGTATGAACAAGCGATCGCTTCTGACCGCATTCGCAGCGAATTGAGATATCTCCCAGATCGCCACTCGTCCCGATTTCATCCATCCAAAGTTGCCGTCGGCAGTCGCCTTTCGCTTCGTGGGTGAAGTCATGCCAGTTGATGTCGCCGATATGGCCGTTTGAACACGCTTGTACGAATCGAATGGGGATCACTCGATATGTTTTACGATCATTTCCGAGATATTTGCCTGATCTCAGCGCCTGGCGATGCACCATGGGTCGAGAGCGAAAGCCGTCGCGTCGTATCTCGTCTCCTTGCGCGATGAACCATTCCGGAAACTGCCATGCAGTGACTCCGGTACGCGGCGCGCTTGCGTCGCCGGAATCTATCGGCGGCGCAAACAACTTGATCGCGGGAATATTCAGGAGCGTCTGGATCTTGTTCTCAAGCCGTTCCTCATGAACCTGATGCCCGGCACCGCGCCAGTGCTCGAGGCCGCCGATGATTACCGCGTGGTCGGGCAAATCGACCATCGCTCCCGGTCCGAAGGTAGTGACGATTTGGCTCTGCCTAATCTGGCCGTGAGGTCGAGCTTGAGTCCTCATACTTCCTCACCCTCGACATCGATTCCGTCGAGTCTGCGCACCCAGAGATTCACATTGGGCTCGACATCACGCATCGATCGCTGCGCCTTGAATTTTCGCGCGCCCGGAGGTTGCCGATCAAGTTCGGGATCGAGGGGATCGAAGAGAAGAGGTGGGGCGCCTCCAACTTCCTTTTGATATTGCAGTCCGGAGCCGACGCTCTGCTTGGCGTGTGCGATCTTTTCCCACTCATCCAACAAATCGTTTACGCGCCCAGCGAGCTTGCTACGCAACTCGGTCGTATCGTCTTTGCTGTGTTTTTCGGCGCGCTCAATGATTGTCTTTGAAACCAAGTCCAATCGCGCTCTTTCCTTCAAGATTGCGATACTATTCTTCGGCGCAGTTAGCGCACCGAGTCCATGGCGCGCAAGGGACACGATCACTGCGGCCAGGCCGCGATCAATAGCGCGCGGTGAGAACGGCGTTACGCTGGTAGCCTCGACGTTACGATAAAACGACGCGTGATAGGCCTCGAATCGCTCATAGTGTGATCGATCGCGCGGCCGGTGAATATTCAAGAGCGTAACGATTAGGCCGGGATGGTTGTCGTTGCGCCCAACGCGGCTGGTCGCCTGTATATACTCCGCGGTGGTCTTCGGTTGACCGAGCACTACCATCAGACCCAGCCGTGATATATCGAGTCCGACCGAGATCATATTGGTGGCAATCGCAACGTCGACGCGTTCTTTGTCGCGGAAGGCGAGTGCAAGCCTGCGTTTGGCGTTTGCAACCTTGTCTGTGCTCTCCCGAGAGGTGAGTTCAACTACGTCTTCAGCGATCTTGCGGTCCGCGAATAGTCCTTCCTCTTCTCCTACCCGCTTACGTGACCCGTAGCTCTGAAGTCGCGAATTGACTTCGTCTTCAATAATTCTGCGGCTACCACCGAGTTCGCGCAGACTTCCGAAATACCCGAGCAACGTCATGTACGGATCGGCGGGATTCTCCAAATTGCGATCAGCGCCCTCGGCTGCGTACATTCGCTGAGCCGCGGCCAACAGCGCCAGATATGATCTGAGCAGGACAACCTTGAGACTTCGGCCCTGTGCTGCAATGCCAGCATAAAGTCGAGGGTTTCGCTCCGAAGCGGGAACTGTGAGCGCAAAGAACGAGTCGCGCCGGTCGATTCCAGGTGCTGGAAATACCTCGACGCCGGAGCGCGCAAACAACGCTCGCACCTGCGCATCTGCGCGTCGGACAGTCGCAGTCGACGCTACAATCTTGGGCCCAATTCTCCTCCCAGAGATCTCGCGCGTGCAGAGTGCGTCCACCGCGGTCTCGTACAAACCCGCCATCGTACCCAACGGACCCGAAATCAAATGAAGCTCGTCCTGGATAATCAGATCGGGAGGAAGTAAAGGTTTTTCGAGGGCCGCGCCAACGTTCGGATCGCACGGGCCATAAAACCCTTCCTTGTCGTAGCGATCCACTTTCCCGAAGAGCGCGCCGGTTTGGCCAACCCAAGGCAGCGCCGCAAATTTATCAACCGTGGCAACGATAAAGCATGGAATCCTTCGATAGATCGGCTCATCGACGGCAACGATCGGGAGCGCGCGATCTCCTTTGAATTCGCAGTCGCGATTCACACAGACGATCTTAAGATCGCGCGGCTGATCTTGGTTGGGCTTTAGGAAAAACGATCTGCGGGTGAACTTCTGTCCACACCAGGGACAATTCTCCAAAGGAATCGGCGATGGCTTGTGATCGTCGTTTTGGAAAGCGATTGTTCGGGCGCGCGCTGTATTCTGATCAGTGTCGCCCTTACGTCCCATTCGGTTCGGCGTAGCCGCCATCCCGACCCAAAGTCCAATCTCGAACGGAACAGTTCCTAGCTTGCTGACGTCTTTTTCCCGTTCCAGCTCCAGGGCGCAGATCATTGTTGCCGCTCTTCCAAGTTGCTCGAGCGTGAGCAGGCGGAGCGTGTAGCGCATCAGAACACTCACGCCTGCGGATGAAATGCCGGGATTTCGGAGCCGTCTGAGCGCGAGCGTGAATGCTGCCAGCCCCAGGCAAGCCTCGGTCTTGCCACCACCGGTGGGAAAGAACAGCAGGTCGACGAGCTGGCGATCGCTATGGAGCGGATCTGCGATCCCGGGAAGATTCATCAGGATGAAAGCGAGCTGGAATGGGCGCCATGCCGCGGTTGGCGCGCTGCGATCCCCAGCTTGAATCGCGCGTTGGTGAATCGCCTGCGCGATCGCTCGATTGGCGATTCGGAATGCGTCGAGGATCATCGGGTCCTCCAGCGCAGCAATTCCAGCTTCGATCCTGCCTTTGGCGAATTGGGCGCGACCGACTAGGTATTCGGCGACGGTCTTTCGGCGCCGGTCGGATTGAACCGCAGCGCGCTGCTTCTCGATCCACTGTCCGTATTCAGTTGGTAGTGCCGCCAGTTTCGAACGCATTGTCGAAGCATCAGACACGGTACCTAGCGCCTGCATAGAGAGTTCGACGCCCTTTGCCTCCCCTGGTTCGATTTTTTCGACCGCAGCGCAGGGTATCCATTCGGTCCTGACCTCTCGACAGTCACCGCCGGAATCGGCGGTCGCCGAGGTGGCAACGCCGTGACCGACGGCAAACTCGAAGCAATCGCGGTACTGCAAATCGGCAATCTGTTCGTCGGTGTCATCAGTCGACGCGACCAAGCCGCGCAGGTTCGGGCGCGGGACGAATGACGACTCGATCGTGAGAATAAGCCGCGCCTGGAAGATGTACGCCTCGTCCCGAGCGGCGTCAGGCTTCGGCCGGCGATAGTTGACCAGGAACACCGATACCGAACGCGTGCCTGGAGGAACCAGCTCGGGCGGCAACCCTCTGTTATCCACTGGAGGAACGTTTCGTACCGAGGTTACGAGTTTCAGGCCTTCGCTTTCAGGAACGTCTTTGCTCTGGGGTTTCTCGGAAGCTATCGGAACAGGGAATCTAAAAAGCGGAGCAGGGAATTAAATTTCCCTGATCCGCCAATGATCAGGGATCAATTTTTGCCGACAAATTGCGAAATTGCTCATCGCGCGTCAATCGACTAGGTTGGACAAGAAAACGGATTCAGCCAATCTGCACGTTGCATGTGGACCGCAGCCTGAGGGGGTAAAAGGACAATCGACGTCTTTGATCTGGATCGCGCATTGGTTCAGGATTACGAACGCTTTGCGCGGTCATTCACCCAAATACGTGCGGCTGACATTCGGGCCCAAGTTGAGGCCATTTACGCTAGTAGACGCTTTTGGCCAGAGCCTCTAGTCAGTATCAATCCTAATTTCGAGCGCGACATTGCAATCGACACACTGGTCGCGGACGGCTCTCTGCATCCGAGTACAGGCCAAGTATTTCGGATTGCTGACCAACCAATCACTCTTTATCGCCACCAGTCGCAGGCGCTCGCGAAGGCATCCGCGCGGCAGAGTTTTGTCGTCACGACTGGAACTGGATCCGGTAAATCGCTCTGCTTCTTCGTTCCCATTATCGACCTTGCGATACGAGCT
This genomic interval carries:
- a CDS encoding glyoxalase/bleomycin resistance/extradiol dioxygenase family protein, yielding MATNVSPIPPNESRVAPYLSVSNAVEMIGFYKQVFGATETLRLDMPDGRIGHAQMTIGTGTIMLADEFPEMGFLSPKSIGDARSPVSIHVYVEDVDAVYKTALAAGATSLREPANQFYGDRNAQVKDPSGHVWDISTHIEDVTPDEMKKRMAALGDH
- a CDS encoding DUF3644 domain-containing protein — translated: MSSRLKRPVRTHLDKARAAAISAVEVYNRPGSAFRTPHYLVLMTIAWTALFHAIFYKNGQRPWHRKKAGKSFRYVQIDGEFKHWELEECSNQFWQDKNPPERSRTGSMAIAREDWPIRSGTCGSYRPMSRTCRPKR
- the drmC gene encoding DISARM system phospholipase D-like protein DrmC, coding for MKSSLTKLSTAAIVALSEALRSGRLTAPYSPIALRDYLAGPNDTEISAEFGNLFRSGMGAAHIAYVLDAITAERERTDSPERHIELVWSGPETMRSETRETGVVVRGMFAKAQRAVLVASYAVYQGHVIFKELADRMDQISGLRARMFLNIQRTYQDQRSEAELLAGFAKTFLENDWPGSRKPEVFYDPRGLSAEAGGKSALHAKCVVVDDEEAFITSANFTEAAQERNIEVGVLIRVPSFAKALREQFESIVSYGQLRRVPGI
- the drmB gene encoding DUF1998 domain-containing protein encodes the protein MRTQARPHGQIRQSQIVTTFGPGAMVDLPDHAVIIGGLEHWRGAGHQVHEERLENKIQTLLNIPAIKLFAPPIDSGDASAPRTGVTAWQFPEWFIAQGDEIRRDGFRSRPMVHRQALRSGKYLGNDRKTYRVIPIRFVQACSNGHIGDINWHDFTHEAKGDCRRQLWMDEIGTSGDLGDISIRCECGQKRSLVHTQRTAERPTPLGFCRGQRPWLGPASQEKCGGDDGPNLANRLLIRSASNSYFPQLLSVISIPDQDERVRKAVAPIWEDFLLYVENAADLLRERKKAKVAAALEGLSEEAVLKEIKRHKGGVYEPSKSIKQVELETLLSAEQEIGSDVPEGDFYARRVSLDERRKGPMAKVERVVLVHRMREVVAQVGFTRFEAAITDIDGELDLGVRRAELATDISWLPAVENRGEGVFIVLKQDAIAKWRKLAPVQKRETQLNQGFTAWQRKNPLSQAVFLGATYVLLHSLAHLLITAVSLECGYAASSIRERIYVSDAGSGILLYTGSPDAEGTLGGLAAVGRRIEEHLRTALELGRLCSNDPVCAQHGPDNRQEERFLHGAACHGCLLIAETSCERRNEYLDRALVVPTVEGLGAEFFREETA
- a CDS encoding MAPEG family protein, whose amino-acid sequence is MTLLRMYAITAIVLALKMSAISVAQGRARVAAGIFVNPEDARLFQANQAPEEAPAVQRAARAWLNDLENIPIFLILCWIYVAAGLSPTAFVVYCVVFMVARIAHTICYLNSIQPLRTIVFTVGALDTLALMVHLVIEIVLA
- a CDS encoding VOC family protein encodes the protein MEAFAQEQASSASAPQPVRELETRPEGFHSITPYLQVEGAGGLIGFLKNAFGAEEIFRVPRGDQIAHAQLQIEGSMIEVADAIDKYKPNPTAIWLFVPDADAMYARALKAGATSLHEPTDQDYGDREASVKDPFGNHWYIATHRKDAEPLPEGMHNITPYLHPIGAPKVIDFLKSAFGAEEVFRAQDDAGTVHHAKIRIGDSIVAMGEAHGPYQPMPPALHLYVPDTDLTYQRALDAGAISIDEPVDQGYGDRYAGVKDPFGNVWYIATHKQTAAANVKMEQAEVAPHQRHGSIMPFMYFEDAAGAAELYKRIFGATETERITQPDGKVSHVHIEIGDTHLMLRDANTPDLAEYRAKGYATTPRALGGTPLHLYVYVADADAAFSRALAEGSKIVDTMEDKDWGDRCGGVQDRFGHIWYIATPLKADG
- a CDS encoding methyltransferase — protein: MRASILLVDGVGIQDSWKDLEYCARTGEPAFRRTYPEANPFTLIESDPEQAKVFDDAMATFAPVTAAAIAASYDFSAFGKIVDVDGGSGSLLRVSAYR